A region of Faecalibacterium taiwanense DNA encodes the following proteins:
- a CDS encoding helix-turn-helix transcriptional regulator yields MRMNQDERRFDFHGLGAALKRAREEKGWTQAYVAELVDRDSRTIMNIENKGQYPSFDLFVKLITMFDISVDQFIHADGGAQTSSCRKHIDVLLNSMNEKELVVIEATAEGIKKARETEEA; encoded by the coding sequence ATGAGAATGAACCAAGATGAAAGAAGGTTTGACTTTCACGGCCTCGGGGCGGCACTCAAACGAGCCAGAGAAGAAAAGGGCTGGACACAAGCCTATGTTGCGGAATTAGTAGACCGTGACTCCCGTACCATTATGAATATTGAGAATAAAGGTCAATATCCCAGCTTCGACCTTTTTGTTAAACTCATTACTATGTTTGACATTTCAGTAGACCAGTTTATTCATGCGGACGGAGGGGCGCAGACAAGTTCTTGCAGAAAACACATTGATGTGCTCCTAAATTCTATGAATGAAAAAGAGCTCGTCGTGATAGAAGCCACAGCCGAGGGAATTAAGAAAGCCAGAGAAACGGAGGAAGCGTAA
- a CDS encoding helix-turn-helix domain-containing protein: MDYMTLKEAAEKWGVTPRRVNYYCAGGRIHGAVKMAGIWLIPKTAEKPIDGRTRQGKELRHE; the protein is encoded by the coding sequence ATGGACTATATGACATTGAAAGAGGCTGCCGAAAAGTGGGGCGTGACACCTCGTAGGGTAAATTATTATTGTGCTGGTGGGCGTATCCACGGCGCTGTGAAAATGGCTGGTATTTGGCTGATCCCTAAAACTGCGGAGAAGCCGATTGATGGGCGGACAAGACAAGGGAAGGAGCTGCGCCATGAATAA
- a CDS encoding response regulator transcription factor yields the protein MNKILIIDDDRELCALIKRSVQAENIEADFCNTGKEGLQKLKEQEYQLVVLDVMMPGMDGFETLEEIRKENSLPILMFTSKNDSISKVRGLRAGADDYLTKPFDMDELIARIASLIRRYTRFNQQAGTVQKLDFDGLQIDLENRSVTTANGTFELPPKEFDLLLYCAKHQGKILTKQQIYEEVWGEEYFYDDSNIMAIISRLRKKLEVNPSSPKYIQTVKGIGYRFNKEV from the coding sequence ATGAATAAAATTTTGATTATAGATGATGACAGAGAACTGTGCGCTTTGATTAAACGCAGCGTACAAGCAGAAAACATAGAAGCTGATTTTTGTAATACTGGAAAAGAGGGCTTGCAGAAATTAAAAGAGCAGGAGTATCAGCTTGTAGTGCTGGATGTGATGATGCCCGGTATGGATGGCTTTGAAACGCTGGAAGAAATCCGTAAAGAGAACAGCCTGCCGATTTTGATGTTTACATCCAAAAATGACAGCATTTCTAAAGTGCGGGGCTTACGGGCCGGGGCGGACGATTATCTGACAAAACCGTTTGATATGGACGAACTGATTGCCCGTATTGCGTCCCTCATTCGCCGCTACACCCGCTTTAATCAGCAAGCCGGAACTGTGCAAAAACTGGATTTTGACGGATTGCAGATTGACCTTGAAAATCGTTCTGTTACGACGGCAAACGGCACTTTTGAACTTCCGCCAAAGGAATTTGATCTGCTCCTGTACTGTGCAAAACATCAAGGTAAAATTTTGACAAAACAGCAGATTTATGAGGAAGTTTGGGGCGAAGAATATTTCTATGATGACAGCAATATCATGGCGATTATCAGCCGGCTTCGTAAAAAATTAGAAGTCAATCCTTCCAGTCCAAAGTATATCCAGACGGTCAAAGGGATTGGCTACCGCTTTAATAAGGAGGTGTAG
- a CDS encoding sensor histidine kinase KdpD, whose product MEIIVFLSIVIAVVAVLTSIVLIRRVKKQIAEMTDALVDVKDGNGNRRILSATNELTAPLAYEINEIVVAYESRLSTVRQTEETNRQLMTSLSHDVRTPLTTLIGYLDAAHKGLVTGKDRDDYIETARRKAHDLKEYIDVLFDWFKLNSNEFALEIQSVEAAELTRNILIDWIPIFEDKQVEYDIDIPEQPVRVRLDMDSYMRIVNNLIQNVIAHSHADKIKIALSKKENNMELLLADNGVGIEKEDLKHIFERLYKCDKGRSEKGSGLGLSIVHQLVEKMGGSITVESLPGKGTEFMLLFPLEI is encoded by the coding sequence ATGGAAATTATCGTATTCTTGTCCATTGTGATTGCTGTTGTGGCTGTATTGACTTCCATCGTTCTCATTCGGCGCGTAAAAAAGCAAATCGCAGAAATGACCGATGCACTGGTTGATGTGAAAGACGGAAATGGCAACCGGCGTATTCTATCTGCAACAAATGAACTGACAGCACCTCTTGCCTATGAAATCAACGAGATCGTTGTGGCCTATGAAAGCAGACTTTCAACTGTACGGCAGACAGAAGAAACCAACCGCCAGCTTATGACGAGCCTTTCCCACGATGTGCGAACGCCCCTTACTACTCTGATTGGGTATCTTGACGCTGCACACAAAGGACTGGTCACAGGAAAAGACCGGGATGATTATATTGAAACCGCCCGCCGGAAAGCCCATGATCTGAAAGAATATATTGATGTACTCTTTGACTGGTTCAAGTTAAATTCAAACGAGTTTGCTTTGGAGATCCAGAGCGTTGAGGCCGCAGAGCTGACAAGAAATATCCTCATTGACTGGATACCGATTTTTGAGGATAAACAGGTTGAGTATGACATCGATATTCCCGAACAGCCTGTCCGGGTAAGATTGGATATGGACAGCTATATGAGGATCGTCAACAATCTCATTCAAAATGTAATTGCTCACAGCCATGCAGACAAAATCAAAATTGCCCTGTCAAAGAAGGAAAATAACATGGAGCTGCTGCTGGCGGATAATGGAGTGGGAATTGAGAAGGAAGATTTGAAACACATTTTTGAACGGCTCTATAAGTGTGACAAAGGACGCTCTGAAAAAGGCAGCGGACTTGGTCTTTCTATTGTCCATCAGCTTGTAGAAAAGATGGGTGGGAGTATAACAGTTGAAAGTTTGCCGGGAAAAGGAACTGAATTTATGTTGCTTTTTCCTTTGGAGATTTAA